GGGGGTGCCGTAGCACTCGGTCATCCAATCGGGGCCAGCGGGGCACGCGTGCTCACAACGCTGCTCTACGCGATGAAGCAGCGCCGCGCGCGACGCGGCATCGCCGCGCTCTGTCTCGGTGGCGGAAACGGCGTCGCGCTCGCCGTCGAGCGCACAGATGGGCATGCCTGATCGCGCTGTTCATCACTGAGTCCGCGCAACGCGTTCACATGACCACGACGATCCAGAGGATAGGTGTGATCGGCGCGGGCACCATGGGCCATGGTATCGGCCAGGTGTTTGCGCAGGCGGGCTACGACGTACGGTTGCACGACGAATCGGCACCTGCCCTCGACCGCGCCCGCAGCGCCATCGAGAAGAGTCTCTCGAAGCTCGTCGAAAAGGGTAAGCTCACGGCCAGCGAACGCGATGCGGCGTGGGCGCGTCTGTCCATGCATGCCGACATCGACGCGCTCGCCGATGTCGATTACGCGGTCGAGGCAATCATTGAATCTGCCGAGGCAAAGTGTGAGCTGTTTCGGCGGCTCGACGACCTTACTCGCGGCAATGTCATTCTCGCCACCAACACCTCCTCCATCTCGATCACGCTGATTGCCGCATCCACCAGACGGCCCGAGCAGGTGCTCGGCATGCACTTCATGAATCCCGTGCCGCTGATGCCGCTCGTCGAGCTGGTTCGTGGCCAGGCCACGTCTGACGAATCGCTGGCCGTCGCGCAGACGCTTTGTGCGCGGCTCGGCAAGACGGCCGTCGAAGCCGCCGATTATCCGGGGTTCATCGCGAACCGGATCCTGATGCCGATGATCAACGAGGCGGCCTTTGCCGTGATGGAAGGCGTTGGCACGCCGGAGGCCATCGACACGGTGATGAAGCT
The Luteitalea sp. genome window above contains:
- a CDS encoding 3-hydroxybutyryl-CoA dehydrogenase (converts (S)-3-hydroxybutanoyl-CoA to 3-acetoacetyl-CoA), with product MTTTIQRIGVIGAGTMGHGIGQVFAQAGYDVRLHDESAPALDRARSAIEKSLSKLVEKGKLTASERDAAWARLSMHADIDALADVDYAVEAIIESAEAKCELFRRLDDLTRGNVILATNTSSISITLIAASTRRPEQVLGMHFMNPVPLMPLVELVRGQATSDESLAVAQTLCARLGKTAVEAADYPGFIANRILMPMINEAAFAVMEGVGTPEAIDTVMKLGMSHPMGPLTLADFIGLDVCLAILDVLHDGLGDPKYRACPLLRRMVTAGHLGRKSGRGFYRY